A stretch of Pseudanabaena sp. FACHB-2040 DNA encodes these proteins:
- a CDS encoding cupin domain-containing protein, with product MSTQFNQDNVAIVGRSENLDWFDTMAGEQMTIRVHSKDVNGAFTIIEVDVPPFSGPPLHYHEDREEIFEVLEGRFRFHCAGEEFEVGPGTSVVVPRNTVHGWVNLGPGRARLLGTFVPGGIDEFFPLIGQTPPAGWTDLARQHDTWIVGAPLSAQ from the coding sequence ATGAGCACTCAATTTAACCAAGACAACGTTGCAATTGTCGGACGGAGCGAGAACCTCGATTGGTTCGATACAATGGCCGGCGAGCAGATGACTATCCGCGTACACAGCAAAGACGTTAACGGGGCTTTCACCATTATTGAGGTGGATGTTCCACCGTTCTCAGGCCCTCCACTCCACTATCACGAAGATAGGGAAGAGATCTTTGAAGTCCTTGAAGGCAGATTTCGCTTTCACTGCGCAGGTGAAGAGTTTGAGGTCGGACCCGGAACCTCGGTTGTTGTGCCGCGTAACACCGTGCATGGATGGGTGAATCTTGGACCTGGGAGAGCTCGGTTGCTCGGCACTTTTGTCCCTGGTGGAATTGACGAATTCTTCCCTCTAATTGGTCAAACGCCGCCCGCAGGTTGGACAGATCTTGCACGCCAGCACGACACTTGGATCGTTGGAGCGCCCCTTTCTGCTCAGTAG
- a CDS encoding oxidoreductase, giving the protein MTQKTWFITGASRGIGAEIAKAVLAAGDRLIATARRKSDLDQFESNPNTLTLSLDITDEAQVQAAVAAGLERFGQIDVLVNNAGFGVLGGIEETSAEEVERVYRTNVFGLLNMTRAVLPNMRQRRSGHIINLSSIGGYRSTPGWGVYSSTKFAVEGITEALHDELAPLGIHATVVEPGYFRTGFLDGSSLQRTAEIPDYAETVGKVRKIASQLSYQQPGDPTKLAQAMLQLANADTPPLRLPLGTDTLRAIAQKNAYVEQETAQWRALAESTDYR; this is encoded by the coding sequence ATGACTCAGAAAACATGGTTCATTACAGGTGCTTCCCGTGGAATTGGGGCCGAAATCGCAAAAGCCGTTTTGGCTGCAGGAGACCGACTAATTGCGACCGCTCGCAGAAAGTCTGACCTGGATCAATTCGAGTCAAACCCCAATACCTTGACGCTCAGCCTAGATATTACCGATGAGGCTCAAGTACAGGCGGCAGTTGCAGCCGGACTAGAACGCTTTGGGCAGATTGATGTACTAGTCAACAATGCTGGATTCGGCGTACTGGGTGGCATTGAAGAAACCAGTGCAGAAGAGGTTGAACGGGTCTATCGCACCAATGTCTTCGGGCTGTTGAATATGACCCGTGCTGTATTACCCAACATGCGCCAGCGCCGCTCGGGACACATCATTAACCTATCGTCGATTGGGGGCTACCGCTCGACTCCAGGGTGGGGCGTCTACTCTTCAACTAAGTTTGCAGTTGAGGGCATCACAGAAGCGCTGCATGATGAATTAGCGCCCCTGGGCATCCACGCGACTGTAGTCGAGCCGGGGTACTTCCGAACCGGCTTTCTCGATGGCAGCTCGCTCCAGCGCACTGCAGAGATTCCTGATTACGCAGAGACGGTCGGTAAAGTTCGCAAAATCGCCTCCCAACTGAGTTATCAACAGCCGGGAGACCCCACCAAGCTGGCCCAAGCGATGCTTCAGCTCGCCAATGCTGACACGCCACCGCTACGGTTGCCGCTCGGGACAGACACCCTTCGAGCCATTGCCCAGAAAAACGCTTATGTCGAGCAGGAAACGGCGCAATGGCGCGCTCTAGCTGAATCTACTGATTACAGATAG
- a CDS encoding alpha/beta fold hydrolase has product MHKRTASFDSKGLKCSVTFYTPDQAASGQRYPAIVMAHGIGLTKEMGLPQFAERFAQAGFVVTLFDYRYIGASEGEPRGQMLPTEQHEDYRNAITWTQLQPEVDPNRIGVWGFSYSGGHVLHLAAFDRRVKAVVAQMPTVNLFLSSRRLTSPLGLDELTTLLSQDRIKRYQTGEVSYFPLVASPGQPSFLPTPDAFLWVESAKSASEGRWENRITFESIEHCLYYEPVSHLEAIFPTPLCLIAGDKDFLAPPDLTAAVYAHAMEPKSFTILKGGHFDGFQGKGFEIASASAVKWFEKYLEQVEAPVLEVIAA; this is encoded by the coding sequence ATGCACAAAAGAACTGCTAGTTTTGACAGTAAAGGGTTGAAGTGTTCCGTCACCTTTTACACTCCGGATCAAGCTGCATCTGGTCAACGTTATCCTGCTATTGTCATGGCGCATGGCATTGGCTTGACCAAAGAGATGGGCCTGCCACAGTTTGCTGAGCGCTTCGCTCAAGCTGGGTTCGTTGTCACACTGTTCGACTATCGCTACATCGGTGCCAGTGAGGGAGAGCCTCGTGGGCAAATGCTCCCGACCGAGCAGCACGAAGATTACCGCAATGCTATCACCTGGACTCAACTCCAACCTGAAGTTGACCCCAATCGCATCGGTGTTTGGGGCTTCTCTTATAGCGGTGGTCATGTGCTGCATCTGGCGGCATTTGATCGGCGCGTGAAAGCTGTAGTAGCCCAGATGCCGACAGTGAATCTTTTTCTCAGCTCCCGTCGCCTGACTTCACCCCTTGGCCTCGATGAACTCACAACGTTGCTTTCACAAGACCGCATCAAACGGTATCAAACTGGGGAAGTGAGCTACTTTCCCCTAGTTGCCTCACCCGGACAACCGAGCTTTCTGCCAACACCCGATGCTTTCCTCTGGGTTGAATCCGCTAAAAGCGCTAGTGAAGGACGATGGGAGAATCGCATCACCTTTGAATCGATCGAGCATTGTCTCTATTACGAACCCGTTTCCCACCTCGAGGCGATCTTTCCCACTCCGCTATGTCTGATTGCAGGCGATAAGGATTTTCTTGCACCTCCTGATTTAACTGCCGCTGTCTATGCCCATGCGATGGAGCCGAAGTCCTTCACAATTTTGAAAGGTGGACACTTCGACGGTTTTCAGGGAAAGGGCTTCGAGATTGCCAGCGCATCTGCCGTGAAGTGGTTTGAGAAATATCTGGAACAGGTTGAGGCTCCTGTCTTGGAAGTTATTGCTGCTTAA